DNA from Flavobacteriales bacterium:
CAGCTCCTGATCGTGCTCGCGGGTGCGCAGCTCCACCTGGGCGATGGCCGCGATGCTGGCCAGCGCCTCGCCCCGGAAACCCTTGGTGCGAACGGCGCCAAGATCATCCGCCTGGCGGATCTTGCTGGTGGCGTGCCGTTCGAAGCAGAGGCGTGCATCGCTGGGGCTCATGCCCTTGCCGTCGTCGGTGACCTGCACCAGGGTACGGCCGGCATCCTTCACCACCAGGGTGATGCGGCGCGCGCCGGAATCCACGCTGTTCTCCAGCAGTTCCTTCACCACGCTGGCGGGGCGCTGCACCACCTCGCCTGCGGCGATCTGGTTCGCCACATGGTCGGGCAGCAGCCTGATCAGGTCGGCCATGCGAAGTGCTGCAGGAGCCCGAAGCCCTTGATGATGAAGTAAAGGATGCCGCAGACCATGGCCATGACCACCACCAGGCGCATCACGCTGGCCCCTTCACCGCCCTGCCGCTGCCAGCTATGGCGCATGCGGGCGCGGAACGCCTCAGGGCCCTGGCCCTCCGCACCGGCGGCCCGCTGAATCCGCTGGTGCCGGGCCTCCTTGGCTGCATCATAGTAGCGCGGCGTGTAGTCGAAGCCGCGCCCCCCCCGCTGGCGGAAGAGGCTGAAGAGGGCTGGGATGCGCGGCGGCTGCATGGCCTCAAAAGTAACCAGTCGGCGAGGGTATGCGGGCAGGGAACGCGCCTGGCCGCCGCTTCCGCATCTTCGCGCCATGCGCATCCTCATGGTCTGCCTCGGCAACATCTGCCGATCACCCATGGCCGAAGGCGTGCTGCGCCATCTGGCGCGGGAACGCGGCCTTTCCATCACTACCGACAGCGCCGGCACCGGCGATTACCATGTGGGTGAGGCGCCCGACCATCGGGCCCAGGCCGCCATGCGCCGGCAGGGCCTTGACATCTCCGATCTCCGCGCCCGGCAGTTCACGCCCGAGGACTTCGACCGGTTCGACCTCCTGCTGGCGATGGACGGCGACAACCTGCGCAACATGCTGCGCCTGGCGCCCAGCCCAGCGCATGCGGCCAAAGCGCGGCTCATCATGGACCACGCCCCAGGCAATCCGCTGCGCGAGGTACCCGACCCGTACTTCGGCGGTGAGGAGGGCTTCGATGCCGTGCACGAGATGCTATTGGAGGCTTGCACGAATCTGCTGAACGATGTCCGGCGCTGACGGCAGCGGATCGCTCTACCTCCTCCCCGTGTGGCTGGGCGAAACCGGTGGACCGGAGCAGATGCCGCCTGAGAATGCCGCGCTGGCCGGCCGCATCACCCGATGGTTCTGCGAGCATGAGAAGAGCGCCCGGTCGGCCCTGCGCCGGTTGGTGCCGGCCATAGACCTGTCCAGGCTGGAGCTTCACCGTTTCGACAAGGACTCGACACCGGCCTACGCCCGGGAGTTGATCGGCCTGCTCCGTGACGGCCGCGATGCCGCCGTGATCAGCGAAGCCGGCATGCCGGGCATTGCAGACCCCGGAGCGAGCCTGGTCCGCGCCGCCCACGAGGCAGGCATCCCCGTCATCCCGCTCACCGGGCCATCTGCCCTGCTGCTGGCCCTCGCGGCCTCCGGCCTCAATGGCCAGCGGTTCTGCTTCCACGGCTACCTTCCGGTGAAGCCTCCTGAACGGCGGCAGGCCATCAATCGGCTGGAGCTGGAGGCCAGGCGCACAGGGGCTGCGCAGCTATTCATAGAGACGCCTTACAGGAACGAGGCCCTCTTGGCCGACATGCTTAAGGAATGCCAGCCGGCGACCGTTCTCAGCATCGCCGTGGATGCTACTCAGCCCGGGGGATGGATCCGCACCCGGACCGTCGCGCAGTGGCAGAGGGACCGACCTGTGCTGGGGAAGCGCCCGGCCGTGTTCATCCTCGGCACCTGGCCGCAGTGAGCCGTGTCACGAGACTGAGTCGGTTTGCACCACGGATTCCAGCCTGATGATGTAGCGCACCGGTGCATGCGGGTCGAGCAGGCCGGGGATGCCGCGCTCGCCGAAGGCCATCGCCGAGGGAATGATGAACTCCCCCTCCTGCCCGGTCCGGAGCAGGCTCACGGCCACCTCCACGCCCTTCATCACTTGGTCGGGCGTCCCATAGGTCCATGTGAAGAGCCCGGTGCGCCCCCCAAGGTCATCGAAGAGCCGGCCATCCTCGAGCCGGTGGCCGCGCCAGCGGACGGTCACCGAATCGCCCGGCTGCACCCGGGCCGTATCGCGCACGGGACCCGCGATGCGGTAATGCAGGTCACTCGTGCCCCAGCGCGTCCAGGTGCCGCCATGGTGCGCGAGGTAGGCTGAGATCAGCCGCCGCTCGAAGCCCTCGGGATCCTCCTGACGCATGCGCTCTTCCGCCTCCCGCACCATTTCCGGGGTGCGCAGGTCCACCAAGGCCACCTCTGCCTGCAGCAGCAGCGTATCGGGCGGTGAAGCCAACGCGTCCTTGACCAGCGCCTTCCATGGCCATCGCTCGGCCGGTGCGATCACGCTCATGCTATCACCGGTATGAAGCCTACGCAGCACGGGAGCCAAGGCTCCGGAGCGGAGGTCCCGCGTGAGGTACCATCGCTCGGAGCTCCAGTATGACCCGGGCGCCTCGCCGAGCTCCGCCACGCGAAGCCGCAGGAGCACGCTGTCGCCGTCGGCGGGGATCCGCTGCCCGTCACCCAGCGCATGGTACCTCAGGTGCACGCCTTCAGCCACCTTTTTGAATCCGGGATAGGGCGAGCCCCCGCAGGCCAGGATGACCAACGAAGCCAAGGGCAGCAGGCAATCGGCTCGTGCACTCATGGCCTCACGCCTGCCAGGCCGATGCGGTAGACAACCGTGCTCCGCGGGGGTATCCGGTCCATATCGCCGATAAGGCCGTGCGCACGGTAGCTGGGAATGATGATCACCGCGCTGTCGCCCGGCGAGAGGTGCTGGATGGCCTCGTGCAGGCCGCTCTCCACGTCATCCTCCTCCACCCTGAAGCTCTCCGGGCCTGCGGAATCGCTCACGTACGCGGTATCGCCGTTGAGCAGCTCCACGGTGTAGCGCACCTGCGCCCACTGCCCAGGCCGGACGTTCGCGCCGGCCCTATCGCGCAGGAGAAGATGCCTCACCCCGGTGCCGCTGCGCTGGAGCTGAAGGCCGTTGCGCTCCGCATACAGGTTGATGTCCCGGTCCTCGAGGCGCACGGCATCGCGGTTCTCCTGCATCAAGTTGCGCTCGGGCGGGCGCTGCCCCGCGGGCACCGCCTCACCTCCGCCGCAAGCGGCCAGAAGCAGGACTGCTACCGCGAACCTC
Protein-coding regions in this window:
- a CDS encoding FKBP-type peptidyl-prolyl cis-trans isomerase; the protein is MRFAVAVLLLAACGGGEAVPAGQRPPERNLMQENRDAVRLEDRDINLYAERNGLQLQRSGTGVRHLLLRDRAGANVRPGQWAQVRYTVELLNGDTAYVSDSAGPESFRVEEDDVESGLHEAIQHLSPGDSAVIIIPSYRAHGLIGDMDRIPPRSTVVYRIGLAGVRP
- a CDS encoding SAM-dependent methyltransferase; the protein is MSGADGSGSLYLLPVWLGETGGPEQMPPENAALAGRITRWFCEHEKSARSALRRLVPAIDLSRLELHRFDKDSTPAYARELIGLLRDGRDAAVISEAGMPGIADPGASLVRAAHEAGIPVIPLTGPSALLLALAASGLNGQRFCFHGYLPVKPPERRQAINRLELEARRTGAAQLFIETPYRNEALLADMLKECQPATVLSIAVDATQPGGWIRTRTVAQWQRDRPVLGKRPAVFILGTWPQ
- a CDS encoding low molecular weight protein-tyrosine-phosphatase — its product is MRILMVCLGNICRSPMAEGVLRHLARERGLSITTDSAGTGDYHVGEAPDHRAQAAMRRQGLDISDLRARQFTPEDFDRFDLLLAMDGDNLRNMLRLAPSPAHAAKARLIMDHAPGNPLREVPDPYFGGEEGFDAVHEMLLEACTNLLNDVRR
- a CDS encoding FKBP-type peptidyl-prolyl cis-trans isomerase, with product MSARADCLLPLASLVILACGGSPYPGFKKVAEGVHLRYHALGDGQRIPADGDSVLLRLRVAELGEAPGSYWSSERWYLTRDLRSGALAPVLRRLHTGDSMSVIAPAERWPWKALVKDALASPPDTLLLQAEVALVDLRTPEMVREAEERMRQEDPEGFERRLISAYLAHHGGTWTRWGTSDLHYRIAGPVRDTARVQPGDSVTVRWRGHRLEDGRLFDDLGGRTGLFTWTYGTPDQVMKGVEVAVSLLRTGQEGEFIIPSAMAFGERGIPGLLDPHAPVRYIIRLESVVQTDSVS